CCTCCGGGGTGAACGCGGCCATCCCGTCCGCCCCGAGCGAGACCACGACGGTCTTCGCGCCCCGCCGCCGGAGCTCGGTGGCCGCCGCGGCGACGTCGCAGACGCCGGTGGTGCCGAGCAGCTCGCCCGCGTTCGGCTTCACGATGTCGGCCCCGGCCGCGGCGGCCTGGAGGAGGGCCGGACCGACGGTGTCGACCAGGACCATGACCCGATGCGCGGCGGCCAGGCGCACGAGCCGGGCGCAGGCGGCGTCGTCGGTACCGGGTGGCAGGCTTCCGGAGACGACCAGCGCCGTCGCCCCCGGAAGCCTCGCGGCGAGCCTCGTTTCGAGGTCGTCCCATCTCGTTGCGGGAACGGGAGGGCCCGCCTCGTTGAAGAGGGTCGCCTCGCCGTTGCTGGAATCCACCACGGCGATGGATCGTCTCGTCGGCCCCTCGACCGCGATCAGCTCGTGGGCGAGCCCACCCCGAGCCAGGTCGGCCGTGACGGCGCCGGCCGTCCCGCCGCCGACGAACCCGAGGACCACGGTGTCGTGGCCCAGCGCCCGGAGGACGCCGGCGACGTTGACCCCCTTGCCGCCGGCCCGCTCCCCGACCCTTCGCACGCGGTGGCTCGACCCCGGAGTGAGCTGGTCGACCTGGTAGGTGACGTCGAGGGCGACGTTGGGGGTGACGGTGAGGATCATGGCGTCCGCCCGTCGACCCAGGACCCTCGGTACAGGACGGCCCGCACGGTGAGGTCCTCCTCGAGCACCACCAGGTTGGCCAGTCGCCCCGGCGCGATGCGGCCGACGTCGTCGAGCCCCAGCACGGCCGCTGGCGTGGTGGCCGCCGCCCGCGCGGCCGCGGCCACGGGGAGGCCCTGGCCCTGGACGGCACGCCGGAAGGCCGTGTCCATCGTCAAGGTGCTGCCCGCCAGTGCCGACCCGTCCGCGAGCTCGGCCCGCCCGTCGCGCACCCGGACCGCCGATCGACCGAGGGTGTACAGGCCGTCGTCCGCGCCGGCGGCCGCGATGGCGTCGCTGACGAGCGCGGCGCGAGCCTCGCCGACGGTCTCCAGCACCCAGCGCACGAGCGACGGATGGAGGTGGAGGCCGTCGTTGATCAGCTCGCAGACGACCTCCGGACGTTCCATCAGCGCCACGACCACACCCGGTTCGCGGTGGTGGATCGGCCGCATCGCGTTGAAGAGGTGGGTCGCGACCCTGGCCCCGGCGTCCACCGCCGCATGGGCGACGTCGTAGGCGGCGTCGGTGTGACCGATGGCCGGCACCGCCCCTGCCGCGGCGACCTGGGCGACGGCGTCGATGCCGCCGTCCAGCTCGGGAGCCAGGGTCGCCATGCGGACGGCGCCGGGCCGGCGGCACAGGAGCTGGTCGAGGGCGGCTGGCGTCGGGGCTCGCAAGAGCTGCCGAGGGTGCGCGCCACGACGGGCCGATGACAGGAACGGCCCTTCCAGGTGGAGTCCGGCCACGGTCTCGTCGTCGACCAGCTCGGCCAGGGCGGAGATCTGCCGCAGGAGGTCCGCAAGTGGCGCGGTGACGAGGCTGGCCAGCAGGGTGGTGGTGCCGTGCCGCCGATGGAAGCACGCGACCGCGGCGCCGTCCTCGGCGGA
This DNA window, taken from Actinomycetota bacterium, encodes the following:
- a CDS encoding PfkB family carbohydrate kinase, coding for MILTVTPNVALDVTYQVDQLTPGSSHRVRRVGERAGGKGVNVAGVLRALGHDTVVLGFVGGGTAGAVTADLARGGLAHELIAVEGPTRRSIAVVDSSNGEATLFNEAGPPVPATRWDDLETRLAARLPGATALVVSGSLPPGTDDAACARLVRLAAAHRVMVLVDTVGPALLQAAAAGADIVKPNAGELLGTTGVCDVAAAATELRRRGAKTVVVSLGADGMAAFTPE
- the nagA gene encoding N-acetylglucosamine-6-phosphate deacetylase, whose protein sequence is MTILTDARVVQDDQVVEGGWVRWEGERLAEVGRGHLPVDRHQPAGGRLVVPGFVDIHVHGGGGGSFTTGSAEDGAAVACFHRRHGTTTLLASLVTAPLADLLRQISALAELVDDETVAGLHLEGPFLSSARRGAHPRQLLRAPTPAALDQLLCRRPGAVRMATLAPELDGGIDAVAQVAAAGAVPAIGHTDAAYDVAHAAVDAGARVATHLFNAMRPIHHREPGVVVALMERPEVVCELINDGLHLHPSLVRWVLETVGEARAALVSDAIAAAGADDGLYTLGRSAVRVRDGRAELADGSALAGSTLTMDTAFRRAVQGQGLPVAAAARAAATTPAAVLGLDDVGRIAPGRLANLVVLEEDLTVRAVLYRGSWVDGRTP